From one Streptomyces sp. CA-210063 genomic stretch:
- a CDS encoding MaoC family dehydratase yields MQFGRTYEEFEVGAVYKHWPGKTVTEYDDHLFCLLTMNHHPLHMDSNYAERTTDFGKNVVVGNYIYSLLLGMSVPDVSGKAIANLEIESLKHVAPTFHGDTIYGETTVLDKWPSKSKNDRGIVHVETKGYKQDGTLVCVFRRKVMVPTETYIKERGGEQPGRPELKAPSEKTEK; encoded by the coding sequence ATGCAGTTCGGGCGCACCTACGAGGAGTTCGAGGTCGGGGCTGTCTACAAGCACTGGCCCGGGAAGACGGTCACGGAGTACGACGACCACCTCTTCTGTCTCCTCACGATGAACCACCACCCGCTCCACATGGACTCCAACTACGCGGAGCGGACGACCGACTTCGGCAAGAACGTCGTCGTGGGGAACTACATCTACTCGCTGCTGCTGGGCATGTCCGTGCCGGACGTCTCCGGCAAGGCGATCGCCAACCTGGAGATCGAGTCGCTGAAGCACGTGGCGCCGACCTTCCACGGCGACACGATCTACGGCGAGACGACCGTGCTCGACAAGTGGCCGTCGAAGTCGAAGAACGACCGCGGCATCGTCCACGTCGAGACCAAGGGCTACAAGCAGGACGGCACGCTGGTGTGCGTGTTCCGCCGCAAGGTCATGGTGCCGACCGAGACGTACATCAAGGAGCGCGGCGGCGAGCAGCCGGGCCGCCCGGAGCTGAAGGCCCCTTCGGAAAAGACGGAGAAGTAG
- the pssA gene encoding CDP-diacylglycerol--serine O-phosphatidyltransferase encodes MPDVDEVEDDAEEMPLSLRLSIADTLTLGNATCGFMAVYFTTTGILIPHLTGSQESGMARHSAATAVILMLCAAIFDLFDGLVARKLRSSPMGAELDNLSDLISFGLAPAYFVLVYGMVADDAHQRVAAVGAIVVLLAVVLRLARFSCVTVKDGTFQGMPSPFGALTVVSIVLLELPFVATLLAILGTAWLMVSRVEYPKPRGPLAVAMLSWIVLSMGLLMAWAFDAPGGQLLLQTGCALQLVMGAVIPLFATARRVNNFRDNRREARAAQLP; translated from the coding sequence GTGCCCGACGTCGACGAGGTGGAGGACGACGCGGAGGAGATGCCGCTGTCACTCCGTCTGTCGATAGCGGACACGCTCACGCTGGGCAACGCCACGTGTGGCTTCATGGCGGTGTACTTCACGACCACCGGCATCCTGATCCCGCATCTCACCGGCAGCCAGGAGTCGGGCATGGCCCGGCACAGCGCGGCCACCGCCGTGATCCTGATGCTGTGCGCGGCGATCTTCGACCTGTTCGACGGGCTGGTGGCGCGCAAGCTCCGCTCCTCGCCGATGGGCGCGGAGCTGGACAACCTCTCCGACCTGATCAGCTTCGGCCTGGCGCCGGCGTACTTCGTCCTCGTCTACGGCATGGTCGCCGACGACGCGCACCAGCGTGTGGCCGCGGTGGGCGCGATCGTCGTACTGCTGGCCGTGGTGCTGAGGCTCGCGAGATTCTCCTGTGTGACGGTCAAGGACGGCACGTTCCAGGGCATGCCGTCGCCGTTCGGCGCGCTGACCGTCGTGTCGATCGTGCTCCTGGAGCTGCCCTTCGTGGCGACCCTCCTGGCGATCCTCGGCACGGCGTGGCTGATGGTGAGCCGGGTCGAGTACCCGAAGCCGCGGGGTCCCCTCGCGGTGGCGATGCTCTCCTGGATCGTCCTCTCCATGGGGCTGCTGATGGCCTGGGCCTTCGACGCCCCCGGCGGCCAGCTCCTCCTCCAGACCGGCTGTGCCCTGCAGCTCGTCATGGGCGCGGTGATCCCCCTCTTCGCCACGGCGCGGCGGGTGAACAACTTCCGTGACAACCGGCGCGAGGCACGGGCGGCGCAGCTGCCCTGA
- a CDS encoding HpcH/HpaI aldolase/citrate lyase family protein translates to MTVNRLRPRRSCLAVPGSNPRFLEKAQGLPADQVFLDLEDACAPLAKPEARHTIVKFLNEGDWTGKTRVVRVNDWTTEWTYRDVVTVVEGAGQNLDCIMLPKVQTAQQVVALDLLLTQIEKTMGFEVGKIGIEAQIENAQGLNNVNEIATASPRVETIIFGPADFMASINMKSLVVGEQPPGYPADAYHYILMKILMAARANNLQAIDGPYLQIRNTDGYREVARRAAALGFDGKWVLHPGQVEASNEIFSPSQEDYDHAELILDAYDYYTSEAGGKKGSAMLGDEMIDEASRKMALVISGKGRAAGMQRTSKFEIPEA, encoded by the coding sequence ATGACCGTCAACCGTCTTCGTCCGCGGCGCTCCTGCCTGGCCGTACCGGGCTCGAACCCCCGCTTCCTGGAGAAGGCACAGGGCCTCCCGGCGGACCAGGTCTTCCTCGACCTGGAGGACGCGTGCGCCCCCCTCGCCAAGCCCGAGGCCCGGCACACGATCGTGAAGTTCCTCAACGAGGGCGACTGGACCGGTAAGACGCGGGTCGTGCGCGTCAACGACTGGACGACGGAGTGGACGTACCGCGATGTCGTGACCGTCGTCGAGGGCGCGGGCCAGAACCTCGACTGCATCATGCTGCCGAAGGTTCAGACCGCCCAGCAGGTCGTCGCCCTCGACCTCCTGCTGACGCAGATCGAGAAGACGATGGGCTTCGAGGTCGGCAAGATCGGCATCGAGGCGCAGATCGAGAACGCGCAGGGCCTGAACAACGTCAACGAGATCGCCACGGCTTCCCCGCGCGTCGAGACGATCATCTTCGGCCCGGCCGACTTCATGGCCTCCATCAACATGAAGTCGCTGGTCGTGGGCGAGCAGCCGCCCGGCTACCCGGCGGACGCCTACCACTACATCCTGATGAAGATCCTGATGGCCGCCCGCGCCAACAACCTCCAGGCGATCGACGGCCCCTACCTGCAGATCCGCAACACCGACGGCTACCGCGAGGTCGCCCGGCGCGCCGCGGCCCTCGGCTTCGACGGCAAGTGGGTGCTGCACCCGGGCCAGGTCGAGGCGTCCAACGAGATCTTCTCGCCCTCGCAGGAGGACTACGACCACGCCGAGCTGATCCTGGACGCGTACGACTACTACACGTCCGAGGCGGGCGGCAAGAAGGGCTCGGCGATGCTCGGCGACGAGATGATCGACGAGGCCAGCCGCAAGATGGCCCTGGTCATTTCCGGCAAGGGGCGCGCGGCCGGCATGCAGCGCACCAGCAAGTTCGAGATCCCGGAGGCGTAA
- a CDS encoding glycerate kinase: protein MLIAADKFKGTLTAVQVAERVTAGLRRVLPDLEIEALPVADGGDGTVAAAVAAGFERREVRVTGPLGEPVTAAYALRGDTAVVEMAEAGGLQRLPAGVFAPLTATTYGSGELLRAALDAGARTIVFGVGGSATTDGGAGMLAALGARFLNAAGEPVGPGGGGLRDLVTADLAGLDDRFASIDFVLASDVDNPLTGPKGAPAVYGPQKGASPQDVATLDAALAHFAAVLEQTVGSRAAEHALAPGAGAAGGIGYGALILGARFRPGIEVMLDVLGFAAALEKATLVITGEGSLDEQTLHGKAPAGVAAAARAADKEVVAVCGRLALPPQALGRAGIRRAYPLTEVEPDVERCIAEAGPILELVAERIGRDFLT, encoded by the coding sequence GTGCTGATCGCCGCGGACAAGTTCAAGGGCACGCTGACGGCCGTCCAGGTCGCCGAGCGGGTGACGGCGGGCCTGCGCCGGGTCCTGCCCGACCTGGAGATCGAGGCGCTGCCGGTGGCCGACGGAGGCGACGGCACGGTGGCCGCGGCGGTCGCGGCCGGGTTCGAACGACGTGAGGTACGGGTCACCGGGCCGCTGGGCGAGCCCGTCACCGCCGCCTACGCGCTGCGCGGCGACACGGCCGTCGTCGAGATGGCGGAGGCCGGCGGGCTGCAGCGGCTCCCCGCCGGGGTCTTCGCGCCGCTCACGGCCACCACGTACGGCTCCGGAGAGCTGCTGCGCGCCGCGCTCGACGCGGGCGCCCGCACGATCGTGTTCGGCGTCGGCGGCAGCGCCACGACGGACGGGGGCGCGGGCATGCTCGCCGCGCTGGGCGCACGCTTCCTGAACGCCGCCGGTGAGCCGGTCGGCCCCGGCGGCGGGGGCCTGCGCGATCTGGTGACGGCGGACCTCGCGGGCCTCGACGACAGGTTCGCGTCGATCGACTTCGTCCTGGCGAGCGATGTCGACAACCCGCTGACGGGCCCGAAGGGCGCCCCCGCCGTGTACGGGCCGCAGAAGGGCGCGAGCCCCCAGGACGTGGCGACGCTGGACGCGGCCCTGGCCCACTTCGCGGCCGTCCTGGAGCAGACGGTCGGCAGCCGCGCCGCCGAGCACGCGCTCGCCCCCGGCGCGGGCGCCGCCGGCGGTATCGGCTACGGCGCCCTCATCCTCGGTGCCCGCTTCCGCCCCGGCATCGAGGTCATGCTCGACGTCCTGGGCTTCGCGGCGGCGCTGGAGAAGGCCACGCTGGTGATCACCGGCGAGGGCTCGCTGGACGAACAGACCCTCCACGGCAAGGCCCCGGCGGGGGTCGCGGCCGCCGCCCGGGCCGCCGACAAGGAGGTCGTGGCCGTCTGCGGCCGCCTGGCGCTGCCCCCGCAGGCGCTGGGGCGTGCGGGCATCCGCCGGGCGTACCCCCTGACGGAGGTCGAGCCGGACGTCGAGCGCTGCATCGCCGAGGCGGGGCCGATCCTGGAGCTGGTGGCCGAGCGGATCGGCCGGGACTTCCTCACCTGA
- a CDS encoding acyl-CoA dehydrogenase family protein: protein MARLAQTHGLTDIQQEILSTVRDFVDKEIIPVATELEHRDEYPQAIVDGLKELGLFGLMIPEEYGGLGESLLTYALCVEEIARGWMSVSGIINTHFIVAYMLKQHGTQEQKDYFLPKMALGEIRGAFSMSEPALGSDVSAITSKAVKDGDEYVLNGQKMWLTNGGTSTLVAVLVRSDEGHPEGTAPHKSMTTFLVEKEPGFGEVRPGLTIPGKIDKMGYKGVDTTELIMDGLRIPANRVLGGVTGRGFYQMMDGVEVGRVNVAARGCGVAQRAFELGVRYAQQRHTFGKQIAQHQAIQFKLAEMATKVEAAHAMMVNAARKKDSGERNDLEAGMAKYLASEYCKEVVEDAFRIHGGYGFSKEYEIERLYREAPMLLIGEGTAEIQKMIIGRRLLEEYRFQG, encoded by the coding sequence ATGGCACGACTCGCCCAGACCCACGGCCTCACGGACATTCAGCAGGAGATTCTCTCCACCGTCCGTGACTTCGTGGACAAGGAGATCATCCCGGTCGCGACCGAACTGGAGCACCGCGACGAGTACCCGCAAGCGATCGTCGACGGGCTCAAGGAACTGGGCCTCTTCGGCCTGATGATCCCCGAGGAGTACGGCGGTCTGGGCGAGTCCCTGCTCACGTACGCGCTGTGCGTGGAGGAGATCGCCCGGGGCTGGATGTCCGTGTCCGGGATCATCAACACGCATTTCATCGTGGCGTACATGCTGAAGCAGCACGGCACGCAGGAGCAGAAGGACTACTTCCTGCCGAAGATGGCGCTCGGTGAGATCCGGGGCGCCTTCTCGATGTCGGAGCCGGCGCTCGGTTCCGATGTGTCGGCGATCACATCGAAGGCGGTCAAGGACGGCGACGAGTATGTCCTGAACGGTCAGAAGATGTGGCTGACGAACGGCGGGACGTCAACCCTGGTCGCCGTTCTCGTCCGAAGTGACGAAGGACACCCGGAGGGCACCGCCCCCCACAAGTCGATGACGACCTTTCTGGTCGAGAAGGAGCCCGGCTTCGGAGAGGTCCGCCCCGGCCTCACCATTCCCGGGAAGATCGACAAGATGGGCTACAAGGGCGTCGACACGACCGAGCTCATCATGGACGGACTGCGCATTCCGGCCAATCGTGTACTCGGTGGCGTCACCGGCCGAGGGTTTTACCAAATGATGGACGGCGTAGAGGTCGGCCGGGTGAATGTGGCCGCACGTGGCTGTGGTGTCGCTCAGCGCGCATTCGAGCTCGGTGTCCGGTACGCCCAGCAGCGCCACACTTTCGGCAAGCAGATCGCCCAGCACCAGGCGATCCAGTTCAAGCTGGCCGAGATGGCTACCAAGGTCGAGGCCGCCCATGCGATGATGGTGAACGCAGCGCGCAAAAAGGACTCGGGCGAACGAAACGACCTCGAAGCAGGGATGGCGAAGTACCTCGCCTCCGAATACTGCAAAGAAGTCGTCGAGGACGCTTTCCGGATCCACGGCGGTTACGGCTTCTCCAAGGAGTACGAGATCGAGCGCCTCTACCGTGAGGCGCCGATGCTGCTGATCGGTGAAGGTACCGCCGAAATCCAGAAAATGATCATCGGCCGTCGACTGCTCGAAGAGTATCGATTCCAGGGCTAG
- a CDS encoding alpha/beta hydrolase, whose amino-acid sequence MTSYELREHKVKHLSTVPATEDVEIELAVREYDGTPTGQDREPVLMLHGRSVPALPGFDLAPVPGGDPNRYSWAQELAQAHYDVFIMDLQGSGRSTRPGPMDDPCNANPAQQQPVLVDHTIPAPCPPQYTSELGNAESDGAELAAVVKFIKSQVGTGKRIRFVGWSAAAFVMGPYTLQHPDDVESLFLIAPMFPPRGRWSGKTEDPFGRPPGVTTLPVGQPPNQFGFPMNVGSKGGFTRPLTGPLWEAGIGERVWAACMEVDPVGSKWGPQTNGDYEGVLRYRNTYWWGWNSKTVPHMSEGRHVLGDRVPVLILYGELDRTANTQTSMPDDLYFSVPDLYAAIGGSEKLMFCFEASSHSLVWETTAQAIHHYSKHWFKNGKVEGVSSGKYFRELDGNLIPVQ is encoded by the coding sequence ATGACGTCCTACGAACTCAGAGAGCACAAGGTCAAGCACTTGTCGACGGTCCCGGCGACCGAGGACGTCGAGATCGAACTGGCCGTCCGGGAGTACGACGGCACCCCCACCGGGCAGGACCGCGAGCCGGTGCTGATGCTCCACGGCAGGAGCGTGCCTGCGTTGCCAGGGTTCGACCTCGCGCCGGTGCCCGGCGGCGACCCCAACCGGTACAGCTGGGCTCAGGAACTCGCGCAGGCTCATTACGACGTCTTCATCATGGATCTCCAGGGCTCCGGCCGGTCAACCCGCCCCGGGCCGATGGACGATCCGTGCAACGCCAACCCGGCGCAGCAACAACCGGTCCTCGTCGACCACACCATCCCGGCGCCCTGCCCGCCCCAGTACACGTCCGAGCTGGGCAATGCCGAGAGTGACGGGGCAGAGCTGGCGGCGGTGGTGAAGTTCATCAAGTCCCAGGTGGGCACCGGGAAGCGGATCCGCTTCGTCGGCTGGTCCGCAGCCGCGTTCGTCATGGGCCCCTACACCCTCCAGCACCCCGACGATGTCGAGAGCCTGTTTCTGATCGCCCCGATGTTCCCGCCGCGAGGCCGGTGGTCGGGAAAGACCGAAGACCCCTTCGGGCGCCCGCCGGGGGTCACGACACTGCCCGTGGGCCAGCCGCCCAACCAGTTCGGTTTCCCGATGAATGTCGGCAGCAAGGGTGGCTTCACGAGGCCGCTGACCGGCCCCCTGTGGGAGGCCGGCATCGGCGAGCGTGTGTGGGCCGCCTGCATGGAGGTCGACCCCGTCGGCAGCAAGTGGGGACCCCAGACGAACGGCGACTACGAGGGCGTCCTGCGGTACCGGAACACCTACTGGTGGGGCTGGAACAGCAAGACCGTGCCGCACATGAGCGAGGGCAGGCACGTGCTCGGCGACAGGGTCCCCGTACTCATCCTCTACGGGGAACTGGACCGGACGGCCAACACGCAGACGTCGATGCCCGACGACCTGTACTTCTCCGTTCCGGACCTCTATGCGGCCATCGGGGGCTCGGAGAAGCTGATGTTCTGCTTCGAGGCATCGAGCCACTCCCTGGTCTGGGAGACCACCGCCCAGGCCATCCACCACTACTCGAAGCACTGGTTCAAGAACGGCAAGGTGGAGGGCGTGAGCAGCGGCAAGTACTTCAGGGAACTGGACGGGAATCTGATTCCCGTCCAGTAG
- a CDS encoding phosphatidylserine decarboxylase, giving the protein MPHSQTSAPRDSLVGVRLARGASPWLLPTVATAALSLARSRRSGAARAVAVPATALAAGMLWFFRDPEREIAQGRVISPADGVVQSIMPWKDGRTRVAIFMSPLNVHVNRAPLSGTVTSVEHIPGGFVPAFNKESENNERVVWHFDTELGDIEMIQIAGAVARRIVPYLPEGTKVEQGDRIGLIRFGSRVDIYLPEGVEIDVEVGQKTVAGVTRIDRD; this is encoded by the coding sequence ATGCCCCACAGCCAAACCTCTGCACCACGCGACAGCCTCGTCGGCGTACGGCTCGCGCGCGGAGCATCGCCGTGGCTTCTCCCGACCGTCGCCACCGCAGCACTCAGCCTCGCCCGCTCGCGTCGCTCCGGCGCCGCCCGGGCCGTGGCCGTACCCGCCACCGCGCTGGCGGCGGGCATGCTGTGGTTCTTCCGCGACCCCGAGCGTGAGATCGCCCAGGGCCGGGTCATCTCGCCCGCCGACGGAGTGGTGCAGAGCATCATGCCGTGGAAGGACGGCCGCACCCGCGTCGCGATCTTCATGAGCCCGCTCAATGTCCACGTCAACCGCGCGCCGCTCAGCGGCACGGTGACGTCGGTCGAGCACATCCCGGGTGGGTTCGTTCCGGCGTTCAACAAGGAGAGCGAGAACAACGAGCGCGTCGTCTGGCACTTCGACACCGAACTCGGTGACATCGAGATGATCCAGATCGCCGGCGCCGTGGCTCGCCGCATCGTTCCGTACCTCCCCGAGGGCACCAAGGTCGAGCAGGGTGACCGGATCGGGCTGATCCGCTTCGGCTCGCGCGTCGACATCTACCTGCCCGAGGGTGTGGAGATCGACGTCGAGGTGGGTCAGAAGACCGTGGCTGGGGTGACTCGCATTGACCGTGATTGA